One window from the genome of Diospyros lotus cultivar Yz01 chromosome 11, ASM1463336v1, whole genome shotgun sequence encodes:
- the LOC127812933 gene encoding heat shock factor protein HSF8-like produces the protein MEAVNGGTTAANGGAAMHPQNPMPISSANAPPPFLVKTYDMVDDPSTDKTVSWSRTNDSFVIWDPCRFTWDLLPKYFNHSNFSRFVGQLNTCGFRKVDPDRWEFANGGFLRGQKHLLISINCQEPSHGHTNQQQQQPHGQSSSVGACVEVGKFGLEEEVERLNRDKNVLMQELVRLRQQQQTTDHQLPAMVQRLQGMEQRQQQMMSFLAKAMQSPGFLAQFVQLQNDSSGLITEGSKKRRLKQDGILDNPSVSPADEQIVKCQPMMNEAGKAMLRQIIKLGDSTHLENFSNNSDALLISDVSSPSTLDHGNSSTCTSGVTLQEVPPSSGQSFMLATSGFPGQRPSAAISEILSSPLGANSDMFTATPLSTLSPLGEAQEMPPVSLPQTDLVILELSSLQQMVPEGNIVTSGESFIGPETGSGVFINSNSLGNNGEMPLEIDNFSIDLEFEWDNSLLEDDAQKLPGIGYPCWEQILALSPQSLETEAHNLWSPQSLDSASLEPPTNSSEGKPLENGWNKTQHMEQLTEQMGLLTSDAKKV, from the exons ATGGAAGCAGTCAACGGCGGGACCACCGCGGCGAACGGCGGGGCTGCTATGCATCCTCAAAATCCGATGCCGATTTCTAGCGCGAATGCGCCGCCGCCGTTCCTCGTGAAGACGTATGACATGGTCGACGATCCGTCCACTGATAAAACCGTGTCCTGGAGTCGTACCAACGATAGCTTCGTCATTTGGGATCCGTGTCGGTTCACTTGGGACTTGTTGCCGAAGTACTTCAATCACAGCAACTTCTCCAGATTCGTTGGGCAATTGAACACTTGC GGTTTCAGGAAGGTTGATCCAGACCGCTGGGAATTTGCAAATGGTGGATTTCTCAGAGGACAAAAACACCTCCTCATAAGTATTAATTGCCAGGAACCTTCCCATGGACATACTAAccaacagcagcagcaaccaCATGGACAGAGTTCATCTGTTGGGGCTTGTGTCGAAGTTGGAAAATTTGGGCTCGAGGAAGAGGTTGAGAGGTTAAATAGGGATAAGAACGTGCTTATGCAGGAGCTTGTGAGGCTGAGGCAGCAGCAACAGACCACTGATCACCAGTTGCCAGCGATGGTGCAGCGGCTTCAGGGGATGGAGCAGCGGCAACAACAGATGATGTCCTTCCTGGCAAAGGCTATGCAAAGTCCAGGCTTTCTTGCGCAGTTTGTGCAGCTGCAGAATGACAGTAGCGGGTTAATAACTGAAGGAAGCAAAAAACGGAGGCTTAAGCAGGATGGTATTTTAGATAATCCTTCTGTCAGCCCTGCTGATGAACAGATTGTAAAGTGTCAGCCTATGATGAATGAAGCAGGCAAAGCAATGCTCAGACAAATCATTAAACTGGGTGATTCGACTCACCTTGAAAATTTCAGCAACAATtctgatgctttattgattaGTGATGTTTCATCACCCAGCACACTAGACCATGGGAATAGTTCAACTTGTACTTCTGGAGTGACTCTTCAGGAGGTCCCGCCATCTTCTGGGCAGTCTTTTATGCTGGCAACTTCTGGTTTTCCTGGCCAAAGGCCATCGGCTGCCATATCTGAGATTCTGTCCTCCCCTCTTGGAGCCAACTCTGACATGTTTACAGCTACTCCCCTTTCAACTTTGAGCCCACTGGGTGAAGCACAAGAGATGCCCCCTGTCAGTCTCCCACAGACAGATTTAGTTATACTGGAGCTCTCTTCATTACAACAAATGGTGCCAGAAGGCAACATTGTCACGAGTGGAGAAAGTTTCATAGGGCCTGAGACAGGGAGTGGTGTATTTATAAATTCAAACTCTTTGGGCAATAATGGGGAAATGCCCTTGGAAATTGACAATTTCTCCAtagatcttgaatttgaatGGGACAATTCCTTGCTCGAAGATGATGCACAAAAACTTCCTGGCATTGGCTATCCCTGTTGGGAACAGATTCTTGCTTTGAGCCCACAATCTCTGGAGACTGAAGCCCACAATCTCTGGAGCCCACAGTCTCTGGACTCAGCTTCATTGGAACCTCCTACCAACAGTAGTGAAGGAAAGCCACTGGAAAATGGATGGAACAAAACTCAACATATGGAACAGCTTACAGAACAGATGGGGCTTCTTACTTCAGATGCCAAAAAGGTTTGA